In the genome of Ignisphaera sp., one region contains:
- a CDS encoding phenylalanine--tRNA ligase subunit alpha, which translates to MHRCIQPNRFCSGASIIVLEVQLSKSEFDVLKKLVELNKPIELSELAKETELNLESLNSIVELLKSKGIVKVDEQSIYIGKTTEEGLSYIEALPEEKVAEYVKSRGGSATIDDIRNVLREPIASIGINWAVRRGWIRIERGVASLQNFTPLKRHKEILTQFSNAREIDENIKNDAVFQELVKRRLISISLSKRRIVRLAVPYEDAAKLVNKKPAVSKLTHDMLATGSWRNFILKAYNLDALPPTIYPGKKHFFKEFVNMIKDVMEDLGFEEINDDYIIPELWNFDILFQAQDHPSRDIHDILVVEGYADLSMFRDVVDRTRGVHETGGSCGSIGWRYKWSYEKASKLILRSHTTAVTARHLINRKPPARLYTISRVFRRDNPDPRHSPEFTNFDGVIMERGFNFRKLLGLLAQILRAIGIEKFRFKPAYFPFTEPSVEGYGYVPGYGWIEVFGAGMFRPEVLEILGVDTPVGAWGMGVERLAMVVYGIDDIRLLFSKDIEFTRTFPYVKRLYMR; encoded by the coding sequence GTGCATAGATGTATACAGCCAAATAGATTTTGCAGTGGTGCATCTATAATTGTTTTAGAGGTTCAATTGTCTAAAAGCGAATTCGATGTGCTTAAAAAACTTGTTGAACTTAACAAGCCTATAGAACTTAGTGAACTAGCAAAAGAGACAGAGCTTAACCTAGAGAGCTTGAACTCGATAGTAGAGCTCCTCAAATCAAAGGGCATCGTTAAAGTAGACGAGCAAAGCATCTACATAGGCAAAACAACCGAGGAGGGGCTTTCATACATAGAAGCCCTACCAGAGGAAAAGGTTGCTGAATATGTGAAGAGTCGTGGAGGCTCGGCAACTATCGATGATATTAGAAATGTGCTGAGAGAGCCAATAGCGTCTATAGGTATTAACTGGGCTGTTAGAAGGGGTTGGATAAGGATAGAAAGAGGCGTTGCAAGTCTGCAGAACTTCACACCCCTTAAAAGACATAAAGAGATACTTACACAGTTTTCAAATGCAAGAGAAATCGATGAGAACATTAAAAATGATGCCGTGTTTCAAGAACTTGTTAAGAGGAGACTCATAAGTATTTCACTATCTAAGAGAAGAATTGTTAGACTTGCTGTACCGTATGAAGATGCTGCAAAGCTTGTAAACAAAAAACCAGCTGTTTCAAAGTTAACGCACGATATGCTTGCAACTGGTAGCTGGAGAAACTTCATACTCAAAGCCTATAATTTAGACGCCTTGCCCCCAACAATCTATCCGGGTAAGAAACATTTCTTTAAAGAGTTTGTTAATATGATAAAAGATGTTATGGAGGATCTAGGATTCGAGGAGATAAACGATGACTATATAATACCTGAGCTATGGAATTTCGACATACTATTCCAGGCCCAGGATCACCCCTCAAGAGACATTCACGACATACTTGTTGTCGAGGGTTATGCAGATCTATCCATGTTTAGAGATGTTGTTGATAGGACTAGAGGTGTTCATGAGACTGGTGGAAGCTGTGGAAGCATTGGATGGAGATATAAATGGTCTTACGAGAAAGCATCTAAGCTTATACTGAGATCACATACAACAGCTGTGACAGCAAGGCATCTAATCAATAGAAAGCCTCCAGCAAGACTATATACAATCTCGAGGGTTTTCCGAAGAGACAACCCAGATCCTAGGCACTCGCCAGAGTTCACAAACTTTGACGGGGTTATAATGGAGCGCGGATTCAACTTTAGGAAGCTTCTGGGCTTGCTAGCCCAGATCCTGAGGGCTATAGGGATAGAGAAGTTTAGATTCAAGCCAGCTTATTTCCCATTTACAGAGCCTAGTGTTGAAGGCTATGGGTATGTCCCTGGATATGGCTGGATAGAGGTTTTTGGGGCTGGAATGTTCAGACCGGAGGTTCTGGAGATCCTAGGTGTTGATACGCCTGTTGGGGCGTGGGGAATGGGTGTAGAGAGACTGGCTATGGTTGTATATGGAATCGATGATATAAGGCTTCTATTCTCTAAAGACATTGAATTCACAAGAACGTTCCCATATGTTAAAAGGTTGTATATGAGGTAG
- a CDS encoding AIR synthase family protein yields MSAKLPPDMLLRYIFSRIGSRDPSVIVGPSIGEDAAIIDIGEDKVLVVHADPITGAVEHIGWLSVHIACNDIAVRGARPRWLVPVVLLPQSADDRLADEIFRQMDEAAKEVGAMIVGGHTEFTLGLSRPIISMTAMGIADKRRFVVTSGARVGDAVIMTKTVGVEGTAILSTDFRDALRNLGISEDVLNRGREFIRKVSIVREALALAEAGLATSMHDPTEGGLIGGLAEVAYASRKTIEIWEDRISVAMETRIIADALKIDPLRLIGSGSLVATVPEDKISKAIEILRVLGVEAAVIGRVLDVSDAYVVIHKRGGSVEKVTDIYIRDEIYSVWERLQGR; encoded by the coding sequence ATGTCTGCCAAGCTACCGCCAGATATGTTGCTTAGGTATATCTTTAGCAGGATAGGCTCTAGAGATCCTTCGGTTATTGTAGGCCCCTCGATAGGTGAGGACGCAGCTATAATCGATATTGGCGAAGACAAGGTGCTTGTTGTCCATGCAGATCCTATAACAGGTGCTGTAGAGCATATTGGCTGGTTGTCCGTGCACATAGCCTGCAACGATATCGCTGTTAGAGGTGCTAGGCCTAGGTGGCTCGTGCCTGTAGTGCTCTTGCCACAGTCGGCTGATGATAGGCTTGCAGACGAGATTTTTAGACAAATGGATGAGGCGGCTAAAGAAGTTGGCGCAATGATTGTCGGTGGCCACACAGAGTTTACTTTGGGTCTTTCAAGACCCATAATATCTATGACAGCTATGGGTATTGCAGATAAGAGGCGATTTGTTGTAACAAGCGGTGCTAGAGTTGGAGATGCTGTTATAATGACCAAGACCGTTGGTGTTGAGGGAACAGCTATACTGTCAACAGATTTCAGAGATGCTCTACGCAACCTAGGCATCTCTGAGGATGTTCTGAACAGAGGAAGAGAGTTCATTAGAAAGGTAAGCATTGTTAGAGAGGCACTTGCGCTTGCTGAAGCAGGGTTAGCGACATCTATGCATGATCCGACAGAAGGTGGCTTGATAGGAGGCTTAGCGGAAGTGGCATATGCATCTAGGAAAACTATTGAGATATGGGAAGATAGAATATCTGTAGCCATGGAGACTAGGATAATAGCTGATGCACTTAAAATAGATCCGCTGAGGCTCATAGGTTCTGGGTCGCTAGTGGCAACTGTGCCAGAGGACAAGATATCTAAGGCTATAGAGATTCTTAGAGTCCTAGGAGTTGAAGCAGCTGTTATAGGAAGAGTTTTGGATGTCAGCGATGCCTATGTCGTTATACATAAGAGGGGTGGAAGTGTAGAGAAAGTGACAGACATATACATTAGAGACGAGATATACAGTGTTTGGGAACGTTTACAAGGTAGGTGA
- the purE gene encoding 5-(carboxyamino)imidazole ribonucleotide mutase, whose amino-acid sequence MPKVAVIMGSKNDWEYMKDAVEVLRQFGVAVEARVVSAHRTPEFMFEFAKTAAEKGFEVIIAGAGGAAHLPGMVASLTHLPVIGVPIPSKYLNGLDSLLSIVQMPYGTPVATVAIGGARNAALLALRILGIKYPEIAEKLKRFAEEMKNEVLSTRLEQG is encoded by the coding sequence ATGCCTAAGGTTGCTGTTATAATGGGTAGTAAGAATGATTGGGAGTATATGAAAGATGCCGTCGAGGTTCTTAGACAGTTTGGTGTTGCGGTAGAGGCAAGGGTTGTTTCTGCACATAGAACACCAGAATTCATGTTCGAGTTCGCTAAAACAGCTGCTGAGAAGGGCTTCGAGGTTATAATCGCTGGTGCGGGTGGTGCAGCACATCTCCCTGGGATGGTTGCATCGCTAACCCATCTGCCTGTGATCGGGGTTCCCATACCATCTAAGTATTTGAATGGTCTGGACTCTCTCTTATCAATTGTTCAGATGCCCTATGGAACTCCTGTTGCAACTGTTGCCATAGGCGGTGCTCGAAATGCTGCTCTACTTGCTTTGAGGATTCTGGGTATAAAGTATCCTGAGATTGCTGAAAAGCTGAAGAGGTTTGCGGAGGAGATGAAGAATGAGGTTCTCTCTACAAGACTTGAGCAGGGTTAG
- a CDS encoding 5-(carboxyamino)imidazole ribonucleotide synthase, translating to MRFSLQDLSRVRVGILGGGQLGWMMVLEGRKYPLKFFVMDSPEAPACRVADKCFKPDEYREMIDSVDVVTFEFEHVYEEALRYAHEKDKLLPSIESVELKRQRWKERVFYKEHGIPTPRFFIAYDAEEVYRIAKNEFNYKCVIKQSTGGYDGKGQYLIKSKNDLDSNIDSIKKIPDVFVVEEFVEFDYEASIIAVRTFDGMFKTYPPTYNHNEKGILVYNYGPISNGYISMKMTEIAKKLADSLNYVGVMGIEFFVREDEILVNEFAPRVHNTGHYTLDAAFTSQFENHVRALLGLEIGETKLLSCGGMVNILGLNNPPLEVLKYGKLYWYGKNEARKRRKMGHVNIVGETLEEVRNKIGKVMELLYPNGLDL from the coding sequence ATGAGGTTCTCTCTACAAGACTTGAGCAGGGTTAGAGTTGGTATTCTTGGTGGTGGCCAGCTAGGGTGGATGATGGTTCTAGAGGGTAGGAAATACCCACTAAAATTCTTTGTCATGGACTCTCCAGAAGCGCCAGCCTGTAGAGTTGCTGACAAGTGTTTCAAGCCAGATGAGTATAGGGAGATGATAGACTCTGTAGATGTTGTAACCTTCGAGTTTGAGCATGTATACGAAGAAGCCCTTAGATATGCACATGAAAAAGACAAGCTTTTGCCAAGTATCGAAAGTGTTGAGCTTAAGAGACAGCGGTGGAAGGAGAGGGTATTCTACAAAGAACACGGCATACCAACGCCGAGATTCTTCATAGCGTATGATGCGGAGGAGGTGTATAGAATAGCTAAAAACGAGTTCAACTACAAATGCGTTATCAAGCAGTCGACAGGAGGCTACGACGGAAAGGGACAATATCTCATAAAATCCAAAAACGACTTAGATAGCAACATAGATTCTATTAAAAAGATTCCAGACGTTTTTGTAGTTGAAGAGTTTGTGGAATTCGATTACGAGGCATCTATAATAGCTGTTAGAACCTTTGATGGAATGTTCAAAACATATCCACCCACATACAATCACAATGAGAAAGGAATTCTAGTGTACAACTACGGTCCAATAAGCAATGGGTATATATCGATGAAGATGACAGAAATAGCCAAGAAATTAGCAGACTCTCTAAACTATGTTGGTGTAATGGGGATAGAATTCTTTGTTAGAGAAGATGAGATACTAGTAAACGAGTTTGCGCCAAGAGTGCACAACACAGGGCACTACACACTAGACGCTGCATTCACATCCCAATTCGAAAACCATGTAAGAGCGTTGCTAGGGCTAGAAATAGGCGAAACAAAGCTTCTGTCTTGCGGTGGAATGGTAAATATTTTGGGTCTGAACAACCCACCTCTAGAGGTACTAAAATACGGAAAACTCTATTGGTATGGAAAAAACGAGGCTAGAAAAAGAAGGAAGATGGGGCATGTAAACATAGTTGGAGAAACATTAGAGGAGGTAAGAAATAAGATTGGTAAGGTGATGGAATTACTGTATCCAAATGGATTAGATCTATAG